In Thalassotalea fonticola, a single genomic region encodes these proteins:
- the moaA gene encoding GTP 3',8-cyclase MoaA, with translation MLQDNFGRRFYYLRLSITDVCNFRCNYCLPDGYECDHDRDFLSLAEIKRLAAGFASMGTEKIRITGGEPALRKDLPDIIQACKQTNGIKTVAITSNGFKLAEHLPTWVDSGLDALNVSIDSFDPRQFQAITGKDKLDEILSGIDNGLSSGFTNIKINTVLMREYNAHDINSFFNYVKDKPVSLRFIELMQTGDNKDFYQQQHVSGQHIKNQLLANGWLPTIRHKAAGPAEVYAHPDYQGTIGLIMPYAKDFCDTCNRLRVSSLGKLHLCLFADEGLSLKEQLQIDDPLPLQRRIMSLLNDKQATHFLNEGFTGATKHLSMLGG, from the coding sequence ATGTTACAAGACAACTTTGGCCGCAGGTTTTATTACCTGAGGCTATCTATTACTGATGTATGCAACTTTCGTTGCAACTATTGCCTACCCGACGGTTATGAATGCGATCACGATCGCGACTTTCTCTCGCTTGCAGAAATCAAACGTCTAGCTGCGGGATTTGCTAGCATGGGTACCGAAAAAATTCGTATAACTGGTGGCGAACCGGCGTTGCGTAAAGACTTACCTGACATTATTCAAGCCTGTAAACAAACTAATGGCATTAAGACTGTTGCTATTACTTCAAACGGTTTTAAATTAGCTGAGCATTTACCTACTTGGGTAGATTCGGGTCTTGATGCGTTAAACGTTAGTATTGATTCGTTCGATCCGCGCCAGTTTCAAGCGATAACGGGCAAAGACAAACTCGATGAAATTCTATCCGGTATTGATAATGGCCTGAGTTCAGGCTTTACCAATATAAAAATTAATACTGTGTTAATGCGCGAATATAATGCTCATGATATCAATAGCTTTTTCAATTATGTAAAAGATAAACCAGTAAGTTTGCGTTTTATTGAATTGATGCAAACCGGCGACAATAAAGATTTTTATCAACAGCAACACGTTAGTGGTCAGCACATAAAAAACCAATTGCTGGCTAACGGCTGGCTGCCAACAATTCGTCATAAAGCGGCAGGCCCTGCAGAAGTTTATGCACACCCTGATTACCAAGGGACTATTGGTTTGATCATGCCTTATGCAAAAGACTTTTGTGATACTTGTAATCGTTTACGTGTAAGTTCATTAGGCAAGTTACACCTATGTTTGTTTGCCGATGAAGGATTATCATTAAAAGAACAATTACAGATAGACGATCCACTTCCGCTACAAAGGCGTATCATGAGTTTGCTTAATGATAAACAAGCTACGCATTTCTTAAATGAAGGCTTTACCGGAGCAACTAAGCATTTATCAATGTTAGGTGGTTAA
- the moaB gene encoding molybdenum cofactor biosynthesis protein B, translating to MSKHGGATFVPLNIAVLTVSDTRTEENDTSGQALAQRVVEAGHTLADKAIVIDDVYQLRAIMSKWIADDSIHAVVSTGGTGFTARDNTPEAIMPLFDKQVEGFGEIFRSVSYDEIGTSTIQSRAFAGMANRTVICCVPGSTNACKTAWDKVIKEQLDASHRPCNFVPHLNLAEACESRG from the coding sequence ATGTCAAAACACGGTGGAGCAACATTTGTTCCGTTAAACATTGCAGTATTAACCGTTTCCGATACTCGCACCGAAGAAAACGATACTTCTGGTCAGGCATTAGCACAGCGTGTAGTTGAAGCCGGACATACGCTAGCAGACAAAGCTATTGTCATTGATGATGTTTACCAACTTCGGGCAATTATGTCTAAGTGGATTGCCGATGACAGCATTCATGCTGTTGTATCTACAGGTGGTACTGGCTTTACTGCAAGAGATAATACCCCAGAAGCTATCATGCCACTGTTTGATAAACAGGTTGAAGGCTTCGGCGAGATATTTCGCAGCGTTTCTTATGACGAAATTGGCACCTCAACAATTCAATCTAGAGCTTTTGCCGGTATGGCCAATAGAACGGTTATCTGCTGCGTACCAGGCTCTACTAATGCTTGTAAAACTGCCTGGGACAAAGTGATCAAAGAACAGTTAGACGCCAGTCATAGACCATGTAATTTTGTGCCACATCTAAACTTGGCAGAAGCTTGTGAAAGCAGAGGCTAA
- a CDS encoding MBL fold metallo-hydrolase — translation MRIYIITVLLALSHVAFASSTHINDAIPFIELLNKHYKQTSSIKAFSLTHSYLGRSEPYQSWDFEAPSRYKAFKVTDIDLEKQYYYQNVVHHYTGGLYFDEVHFQNGEESVRYERNGISLGKRAIEQNMNSFTRFKNLTFMNLDFFAVRPLLQETDINGKVDYQLDKESGRVTLTHQYSDNKVMEYVFNTAPLQLESINNRARKRIYLYSDYQTSNGFHFAHSLIKHYNGDSIPSFITLIEKFDVIEQIEPEKLTIPNTYQKTLPKRNLTLASTKISQDLYLVTDASAKTNTLFKVNGDNIMIFGAPSNSNLSKATLEIINKKFPNKSIHGVFVTHPYSEHIAGLLPYVEQGIKIYADIYTIKAIKAYPRFAKKIEKFTFETISHEQAIDGVHFYVLENSRSKRQSFAYFKQSGTIYQSDFLEVAHDNTIANILPSYSKLFIDFVRNKQLKINRIVGQNRNNNISLEVVNKSYRANTM, via the coding sequence ATGAGAATTTATATCATTACGGTTTTACTTGCTTTATCTCATGTAGCCTTTGCTTCAAGTACGCACATCAATGATGCAATACCATTTATTGAACTGCTCAATAAGCACTACAAACAAACTTCATCAATTAAAGCTTTTTCACTAACACATAGCTACTTAGGCAGGAGTGAACCTTATCAATCATGGGATTTCGAAGCTCCCAGTCGATATAAGGCTTTTAAGGTTACAGATATTGATTTAGAAAAACAGTATTACTATCAAAATGTCGTACACCACTACACAGGTGGCTTGTATTTTGATGAAGTCCATTTTCAAAATGGTGAAGAAAGTGTGCGATATGAACGTAATGGAATTTCTTTAGGTAAAAGAGCCATTGAGCAGAACATGAATAGCTTTACTCGGTTTAAAAATCTGACTTTTATGAATTTGGATTTTTTTGCTGTTAGACCATTGTTACAAGAAACTGATATAAATGGGAAAGTTGACTACCAATTAGACAAAGAGTCGGGAAGAGTCACGTTAACTCATCAATACTCTGATAATAAAGTCATGGAATATGTTTTTAATACAGCTCCATTGCAACTAGAATCAATTAATAATAGAGCTAGAAAGCGAATTTACCTTTATAGCGATTACCAAACAAGTAACGGTTTCCATTTTGCTCACTCATTGATTAAGCACTACAATGGAGATTCTATTCCTAGCTTTATTACTCTAATAGAGAAATTTGATGTTATTGAGCAAATAGAGCCAGAAAAGTTAACTATACCAAATACCTATCAAAAAACACTTCCGAAAAGAAATCTAACACTTGCTTCAACAAAAATATCACAAGACCTTTATTTAGTTACGGATGCGTCAGCAAAAACAAATACTTTGTTCAAAGTTAATGGTGACAACATTATGATTTTTGGAGCACCTTCGAATAGTAATTTATCTAAAGCAACACTCGAAATAATCAATAAAAAGTTTCCAAACAAATCAATACATGGAGTTTTTGTCACTCATCCATATAGTGAGCATATAGCAGGCCTATTACCGTATGTAGAACAAGGCATTAAAATTTATGCTGATATTTATACGATTAAAGCAATAAAAGCATACCCTCGTTTCGCAAAGAAAATTGAAAAATTTACGTTTGAAACAATTAGCCATGAGCAAGCGATTGATGGTGTTCACTTTTACGTTTTAGAAAACTCACGCTCAAAGCGCCAAAGTTTTGCATATTTTAAACAAAGCGGAACAATATATCAGTCAGACTTCTTGGAAGTAGCTCACGATAATACGATTGCAAATATACTTCCAAGTTACAGCAAATTATTCATTGATTTTGTACGAAATAAACAATTAAAAATTAATCGCATTGTTGGTCAGAATAGAAACAATAATATTTCATTAGAAGTGGTGAATAAGTCTTATCGCGCTAACACTATGTAA
- the moaD gene encoding molybdopterin converting factor subunit 1, producing MNVNIIFFAAIREQLDCAELTLSLAKDQNSISDIKALLIAKGEQWQAVFSSSTLLSALNQQMVNDDALLNNNDTVAFFPPVTGG from the coding sequence ATGAATGTTAACATTATCTTTTTTGCAGCAATTAGAGAACAACTCGATTGCGCAGAATTAACGCTGAGCTTAGCAAAAGATCAAAACAGCATTAGTGATATCAAAGCTTTGCTAATTGCCAAAGGAGAACAATGGCAAGCCGTATTTAGTTCATCTACATTGTTATCCGCTTTAAACCAACAAATGGTTAACGATGATGCTTTGCTTAACAACAACGATACGGTGGCATTCTTTCCACCAGTAACGGGTGGTTAA
- the moaE gene encoding molybdopterin synthase catalytic subunit MoaE, whose protein sequence is MVINSIKVQQEDFDFAAEVDILEANNITDGAVVTFVGRVRNQNDGCQVEHLFLEHYPGMTEHCLEDISKQARQRWQLGNISIIHRYGQLALGEKIVFVGVTSKHRQDAFMAAEFIMDYLKVSAPFWKKELTEQGERWVEAKTNDKKEADKW, encoded by the coding sequence ATGGTTATTAACAGCATCAAGGTACAGCAAGAAGACTTTGATTTTGCAGCAGAAGTTGATATCTTAGAAGCTAATAACATTACCGATGGCGCTGTTGTCACTTTTGTCGGTCGAGTTCGCAATCAAAATGATGGTTGCCAAGTAGAGCACTTATTTCTAGAGCACTATCCAGGTATGACTGAACACTGCCTGGAAGATATTTCTAAACAAGCCAGGCAGCGTTGGCAATTGGGTAACATCAGTATAATTCACCGTTATGGGCAATTAGCTTTAGGTGAAAAAATTGTTTTTGTTGGAGTAACCAGTAAACATCGACAAGATGCATTTATGGCTGCCGAATTTATTATGGATTATTTAAAAGTAAGCGCACCGTTTTGGAAAAAAGAGCTGACCGAACAAGGAGAACGTTGGGTAGAAGCAAAAACTAATGATAAAAAAGAGGCTGATAAGTGGTAA
- a CDS encoding molybdenum cofactor guanylyltransferase, whose product MIDCLGIILAGGQSSRMGENKAFLTLKNDTMLNHCQSLLQQCHLDKIEISGSNSGGIADLVVQGGPLAGIHALIKKYQPRSVLVLPIDMPFISAQHLQELKLKGSLANKACHYSKCSLPAYIPVNAVLSQFLDEEFTSPRFLTTGKGPSFKQVFKLANALSIEQNDRQVLVNTNTPDEWQQAKKRINDSVNKEIINKEFKSRI is encoded by the coding sequence ATGATCGACTGTTTAGGAATAATACTCGCGGGTGGTCAATCGAGTCGCATGGGTGAGAACAAAGCGTTTTTAACCTTAAAAAATGACACCATGTTGAACCATTGCCAATCACTTTTGCAGCAATGTCACTTAGATAAAATTGAGATCTCAGGCAGCAACAGTGGCGGTATTGCCGACTTAGTTGTTCAGGGAGGTCCATTAGCCGGTATTCATGCGTTAATTAAAAAATACCAGCCTCGCTCTGTTCTTGTTTTACCCATAGATATGCCATTTATTAGTGCCCAGCATTTGCAAGAGTTAAAACTAAAAGGCTCATTGGCTAACAAGGCTTGTCATTATAGTAAATGCTCATTACCTGCCTATATTCCGGTAAACGCTGTTCTCAGCCAGTTTTTAGACGAAGAATTTACCAGCCCTCGCTTTTTAACAACAGGGAAAGGTCCATCGTTTAAGCAGGTATTTAAGTTAGCGAACGCCCTGAGTATTGAACAGAATGATCGACAAGTGCTGGTTAATACCAATACCCCAGATGAATGGCAGCAAGCTAAAAAACGTATTAACGACTCAGTCAATAAAGAAATCATAAATAAAGAATTTAAAAGCAGGATCTAA
- the moaC gene encoding cyclic pyranopterin monophosphate synthase MoaC: MSDLTHLNAQGEANMVDVSAKPASVRVATAQGFVTMSAKTLELISTGKHAKGDVFAVARIAGIQAAKKCSDLIPLCHPLMLSKVQVDFEVIASNNQVKISSMCKLTGQTGVEMEALTAVSVAALTLFDMCKAVDPSMIISDIKVLEKQGGKSGHWTA; this comes from the coding sequence ATGAGTGATTTAACCCATTTAAATGCCCAAGGTGAAGCCAACATGGTCGATGTTAGTGCCAAGCCGGCATCGGTAAGAGTGGCAACTGCTCAAGGTTTTGTCACCATGAGCGCTAAAACTCTCGAGTTAATCTCTACCGGCAAGCACGCTAAAGGTGATGTATTCGCTGTTGCTCGCATAGCTGGCATACAAGCAGCAAAGAAATGCAGTGACTTAATACCGCTTTGTCACCCGTTAATGCTGTCAAAAGTGCAAGTAGACTTTGAAGTTATAGCTAGCAATAACCAAGTTAAAATCAGCAGCATGTGTAAACTTACTGGTCAAACGGGTGTAGAAATGGAAGCATTAACCGCGGTAAGCGTTGCCGCGTTAACTTTATTTGATATGTGTAAAGCGGTTGATCCATCAATGATTATTTCTGATATAAAAGTATTAGAAAAACAAGGTGGCAAAAGCGGACATTGGACCGCGTAG
- the modA gene encoding molybdate ABC transporter substrate-binding protein, protein MVTTRVLLSCLILCFTTFTTNAEKLKIAVSANFATPVAELVKEFKKKHPFTEQISVASTGVLYQQIRHGAPFDIFLAADLRRPQLLEEQGLIHEKYRKTYAIGQLALWSATSDKNISLDDLKNYDGRIAAAGPHIAPYGLAAKETLISLNLWSKYHQKLIVGNNINQTYQQILSGAVSYGFISYSQLLNSKVGHGVLIDNSLHHELEQQMVVLKHAENISLATQFFEFLLTNSAQKIITKTGYLPAITIPDQQEPKPQEPKPSDELNDTEIAVVSI, encoded by the coding sequence GTGGTAACAACTCGTGTTCTCCTTTCCTGCTTAATACTGTGTTTTACAACATTTACCACGAATGCTGAAAAACTGAAAATTGCGGTTTCTGCAAACTTTGCCACTCCAGTGGCAGAATTAGTCAAAGAATTTAAAAAAAAACATCCATTTACCGAACAAATTTCTGTTGCTTCAACAGGGGTTTTATACCAACAAATTCGTCATGGCGCACCGTTTGATATCTTTTTAGCGGCCGATCTTCGCCGCCCGCAATTGTTGGAAGAACAAGGCCTTATTCACGAAAAATATCGCAAAACTTATGCCATTGGCCAATTAGCCTTATGGTCGGCAACCAGTGATAAAAACATCAGCCTAGATGATTTAAAAAACTATGATGGCCGAATTGCCGCAGCAGGGCCACACATTGCTCCCTACGGTTTAGCGGCAAAAGAAACATTAATCTCATTGAATTTATGGTCTAAATATCATCAGAAATTAATTGTAGGCAATAACATTAATCAAACCTATCAGCAAATACTTAGCGGTGCGGTAAGCTATGGTTTTATTTCTTACAGTCAATTATTAAACTCTAAAGTTGGCCATGGCGTGCTTATCGACAACTCATTACATCATGAATTAGAGCAACAAATGGTCGTTTTAAAACATGCTGAAAATATTAGTTTAGCGACACAATTTTTCGAGTTTTTATTAACTAACAGCGCGCAAAAAATCATTACCAAAACCGGTTACCTACCAGCAATTACTATCCCTGATCAACAAGAGCCTAAACCACAAGAACCAAAACCAAGTGATGAGCTTAATGATACTGAAATAGCTGTGGTAAGTATTTAG
- the modB gene encoding molybdate ABC transporter permease subunit: MENANEWLALATTLKLAALTTLILLIIGTPLAWYLSRLTTRFKVLIEAIVALPLVLPPTVLGFYLLLLFSPANGPGKFIQDLTGTSLAFSFTGILIGSIIYSLPFVVQPLQKAFEQLGDNLNEAGAMLSAGPFDRFFNITLPMTKASFITAASLGFAHTVGEFGVVLMIGGNIPGETRVLSIALFDQVEAMNYNTAHWLAASLLIGSIVMLALVYLLNFKSEKSIKVRSM; this comes from the coding sequence ATGGAAAACGCCAATGAATGGCTAGCTCTTGCTACCACATTAAAACTTGCCGCGCTGACAACCCTTATTCTATTAATTATTGGTACACCGCTAGCTTGGTATTTAAGTAGACTTACCACTCGCTTTAAAGTACTTATTGAAGCAATAGTTGCATTACCATTAGTATTACCGCCGACGGTACTGGGGTTTTACTTATTATTATTATTTTCACCTGCCAATGGTCCAGGTAAATTCATTCAAGACCTTACCGGTACCTCTCTCGCATTTAGTTTTACTGGCATATTAATTGGATCAATTATTTACTCCCTTCCTTTTGTAGTGCAGCCATTACAAAAGGCGTTTGAACAGCTTGGTGATAACTTAAACGAAGCAGGAGCCATGCTCAGCGCGGGTCCTTTTGATCGTTTTTTCAACATTACTCTGCCGATGACCAAGGCAAGTTTTATTACTGCAGCCAGCTTGGGGTTTGCTCATACAGTTGGTGAATTTGGTGTGGTACTAATGATTGGTGGAAATATCCCCGGCGAAACGCGCGTATTGTCTATCGCCCTATTTGATCAAGTTGAAGCGATGAATTACAACACTGCACACTGGTTAGCAGCAAGTCTGCTAATTGGCTCTATAGTAATGCTGGCATTGGTTTATTTGCTTAATTTTAAATCTGAAAAATCGATAAAAGTTAGGAGCATGTAA
- the moeA gene encoding molybdopterin molybdotransferase MoeA yields MSDCCSAPGLMPFETALGQLLDNVQAPRKTQLIAIEDCLDRVSAKTIISPIFVPPNDNSAMDGYAFSFASINEISNTELEIVGRSFAGEPFTASTKIGQCIRIMTGAKMPDCCDSVVMQENTKVVDGKLTFTTLPTASGSNVRNKGEDISVGQQVFEQGHKFAAIDIGLLASLGVANVEVYAPVTVALLSTGDELRRPGECLGDGDIFESNRYALNALLQRLNVNVIDLGIIRDDKQAIREAFIKADKEADVVISSGGVSVGEADYTKDILTELGEVGFWKIAMKPGKPFAFGKLPNSVFFGLPGNPVSALVTFYKLAIPGIEKMQGMPFKQAAKFAAITTTRLKKSPGRMDFQRAIFTYDEQGVARVTSTGTQGSGVLSSLGKANCFIVLEEEQGNVEQGDTVFVEPFDFAFQ; encoded by the coding sequence ATGTCTGATTGTTGCTCTGCTCCCGGATTAATGCCTTTTGAAACTGCCTTGGGGCAGTTACTTGATAACGTACAAGCTCCTAGAAAAACTCAACTTATTGCAATTGAAGATTGTTTAGACCGAGTGTCAGCTAAAACGATTATCTCTCCTATTTTTGTACCGCCGAATGATAATTCTGCAATGGATGGTTATGCATTTTCTTTTGCATCGATTAATGAAATTTCTAATACTGAATTAGAAATCGTTGGCCGTTCTTTTGCCGGAGAGCCTTTTACCGCGAGTACTAAAATAGGGCAATGTATTCGTATTATGACCGGCGCGAAAATGCCTGATTGTTGCGACAGTGTGGTAATGCAAGAAAATACCAAAGTTGTTGATGGCAAACTTACTTTTACAACGTTACCAACAGCAAGCGGTAGTAATGTGCGCAATAAAGGTGAAGATATTAGTGTTGGCCAACAAGTGTTTGAGCAAGGGCATAAATTTGCTGCCATTGATATTGGTTTATTGGCTTCTTTAGGCGTGGCTAACGTTGAAGTATATGCACCAGTGACAGTCGCTTTATTATCAACTGGTGATGAACTTCGCCGCCCAGGAGAATGTTTAGGGGATGGTGACATATTTGAAAGTAATCGCTATGCGTTAAACGCGCTGTTACAACGCTTGAATGTTAATGTAATAGATCTAGGTATTATTCGCGATGATAAACAAGCCATACGAGAAGCATTTATTAAAGCGGATAAAGAAGCTGATGTTGTTATATCAAGTGGCGGCGTTTCAGTAGGTGAAGCTGATTACACTAAAGATATTTTAACTGAACTGGGAGAAGTCGGCTTTTGGAAAATAGCAATGAAGCCTGGCAAGCCCTTTGCCTTTGGTAAGCTCCCTAATAGTGTATTTTTTGGATTACCAGGTAACCCTGTTTCAGCTTTAGTTACGTTTTATAAGTTGGCTATTCCGGGTATTGAGAAAATGCAAGGTATGCCATTTAAACAGGCGGCAAAATTTGCTGCAATTACCACTACTAGGCTGAAAAAATCACCAGGCCGAATGGATTTTCAACGGGCAATTTTTACTTATGATGAGCAAGGTGTTGCTCGAGTTACATCAACTGGAACCCAAGGTTCAGGCGTGTTATCTAGTTTAGGTAAAGCCAACTGTTTTATCGTGTTAGAAGAAGAACAGGGTAATGTTGAGCAAGGTGATACTGTATTTGTTGAACCATTTGATTTTGCATTTCAATAA
- a CDS encoding DsbA family oxidoreductase, whose amino-acid sequence MKSPLVIDYYTDILCIWAWIAQRRIDELNNQLGDSIEIRYHYMDIFGDVENKMTHQWGKRGKYQGFAEHVKHAASPFDDAIVSDDIWQHVQPTTSANAHLYIKAVELAFDANVSSDFALDIRKAFYINTLDISNLKVLSALVVEHKLDLEAVQSKIETGQAMAALMNDYKSAKDLALKGSPSYIIDNGRQVLFGNVGFRVLLANVEERLKRPSNEASWC is encoded by the coding sequence ATGAAATCTCCTTTAGTAATTGATTACTATACTGATATTTTATGTATTTGGGCCTGGATAGCACAACGGCGCATTGATGAATTAAATAATCAGCTTGGTGACAGTATTGAAATTCGTTATCACTACATGGACATTTTTGGCGATGTTGAAAATAAAATGACTCATCAGTGGGGAAAACGAGGCAAATACCAAGGGTTTGCTGAACATGTAAAGCATGCTGCTAGTCCATTTGATGATGCTATCGTCAGTGATGATATATGGCAACATGTGCAGCCGACAACATCTGCCAATGCACATTTATATATTAAAGCCGTTGAGTTGGCTTTTGATGCTAATGTCAGTAGTGATTTTGCTTTAGACATTCGTAAAGCTTTCTACATTAATACGCTCGATATATCGAATTTAAAAGTTTTAAGTGCTTTAGTGGTAGAACATAAGCTCGACTTAGAAGCCGTGCAATCGAAAATTGAAACTGGCCAGGCCATGGCAGCCTTAATGAATGATTACAAGTCAGCCAAAGATTTAGCGCTAAAGGGCAGCCCTTCATATATTATCGACAACGGCAGACAAGTACTGTTTGGTAACGTTGGTTTTCGAGTGTTATTGGCCAATGTAGAAGAGCGCCTAAAACGGCCGAGTAATGAAGCCAGTTGGTGTTAA
- a CDS encoding porin, translating into MNKQTMNKNLTHTIKLSLLSLAVASSFNVSANIGEDVSKAVKDSKVDVSLRYRVETVDQDGVSEDAMASTLKSRLTVTTGKVSNFSAKVEVDDVTAIGNDSYNSTVNGKTDYPTVADPEGSEVNQAYLQYSNDMLTATAGRQRIVLDDQRFVGGVAWRQNEQTYDGYRLQAKPIDGLTLDASYVYNVNRIFGEDSEKSDLHGDVILVNAKYAFNKQHALTVFNYSLEFDGAAAGTSSNTIGATYNGKFDLGGTGLAVKAGFANQEDAGDNPTSFEASYMVLEAMAKFKSFSVGGGYEVLGSDDGNVAFSTPLATLHKFQGFADKFLGTPADGIVDTYLKAATKVGPVGLSAAYHIYEADEGNDEYGSEINIAAGYKFNKQVSGLLKAASYSSDDYATDTTKVWFMVTANF; encoded by the coding sequence ATGAACAAGCAAACTATGAACAAAAATTTAACTCACACAATCAAGCTTAGCCTTTTATCATTAGCAGTGGCGAGCAGCTTTAATGTATCAGCCAATATTGGTGAAGATGTATCTAAAGCAGTAAAAGATTCAAAAGTTGATGTATCTTTACGTTATCGCGTAGAAACTGTTGATCAAGATGGTGTAAGCGAAGATGCAATGGCATCAACACTTAAAAGTCGTTTAACGGTAACTACAGGAAAAGTTTCTAATTTCAGCGCTAAAGTAGAAGTTGATGATGTAACGGCTATAGGCAATGACAGCTATAACTCAACGGTTAATGGTAAAACAGATTACCCAACGGTTGCTGATCCTGAAGGTAGTGAAGTTAATCAAGCTTATTTGCAATACTCAAATGACATGCTTACAGCAACTGCCGGTCGCCAACGCATTGTACTAGACGATCAACGTTTTGTTGGTGGTGTAGCATGGCGTCAAAATGAACAAACTTACGATGGTTATCGTTTACAGGCTAAACCTATCGATGGCCTTACACTTGACGCCAGTTATGTATATAACGTGAACCGTATTTTTGGTGAAGACAGCGAAAAATCTGACTTACATGGTGATGTAATTTTAGTAAACGCTAAGTATGCATTCAACAAGCAACATGCTTTAACGGTTTTCAACTATAGTCTTGAGTTTGATGGCGCTGCAGCTGGTACTTCTAGCAACACTATAGGGGCTACCTATAATGGTAAATTCGACCTTGGTGGCACAGGCTTAGCTGTTAAAGCAGGTTTTGCTAACCAGGAAGATGCTGGGGATAACCCAACAAGTTTTGAAGCGAGTTATATGGTTTTAGAAGCTATGGCGAAATTCAAAAGCTTTAGTGTTGGTGGTGGTTATGAAGTATTAGGTAGCGATGATGGCAACGTTGCATTTTCTACTCCGCTTGCAACCCTACATAAATTCCAAGGTTTTGCTGATAAGTTCTTAGGCACTCCAGCTGACGGTATTGTTGATACTTATTTAAAAGCGGCAACTAAAGTTGGTCCTGTTGGTTTATCTGCGGCATACCACATTTATGAAGCTGATGAAGGTAACGATGAATACGGCAGCGAAATTAACATTGCTGCAGGGTATAAATTTAACAAGCAAGTATCTGGTTTATTAAAAGCTGCAAGTTACTCTTCTGACGATTATGCAACCGATACGACAAAAGTTTGGTTCATGGTAACGGCTAATTTTTAA